Proteins encoded in a region of the Schaalia hyovaginalis genome:
- a CDS encoding type 1 glutamine amidotransferase gives MSGESVLRIGVLMPEVLGTYGDTGNAMVLAERAVRRGIAAEVVQVGLSDPIPSELDLYTLGGGEDAAQSLAAQKFREDPGLSRALEAGRPLLAICASLQVLGLWYRDARGERVEGMGVLDITTDPQGARSIGELVTEPLLEGLSSPLTGFENHGGGTLLGPDARPLGRVLAGVGNGCPEGSAPAPVAHDGAVQGSIIATYMHGPVLARNPELADLLLARAIGADPAPLDVPGVAELRAERLRDAGAEGGAVR, from the coding sequence GTGAGCGGCGAATCGGTCCTGCGCATCGGGGTCCTCATGCCCGAGGTCCTGGGCACTTACGGCGACACGGGGAACGCGATGGTCCTCGCCGAGCGCGCCGTGCGGCGCGGCATTGCGGCCGAGGTCGTCCAGGTCGGCCTGTCCGATCCGATCCCCTCCGAGCTGGACCTGTACACCCTCGGCGGGGGCGAGGACGCGGCGCAGTCCCTGGCGGCCCAGAAGTTCCGCGAGGATCCGGGCCTGTCCCGCGCGCTGGAGGCGGGGCGCCCCCTCCTGGCGATCTGCGCGTCCTTGCAGGTCCTCGGGCTGTGGTACCGGGATGCGCGCGGAGAGCGCGTCGAGGGCATGGGGGTCCTCGACATCACGACCGATCCGCAGGGGGCGCGCTCCATCGGCGAGCTCGTCACCGAACCGCTCCTCGAGGGCCTGTCCTCACCGCTGACGGGGTTCGAGAATCACGGCGGAGGCACGCTGCTCGGTCCGGATGCGCGTCCCCTCGGTCGCGTCCTGGCGGGCGTGGGCAACGGCTGCCCGGAGGGTTCCGCGCCCGCTCCGGTCGCCCATGACGGCGCGGTTCAGGGGTCGATCATCGCGACCTACATGCACGGTCCGGTCCTCGCGAGGAATCCCGAGCTCGCTGACCTGCTTCTCGCGCGTGCGATCGGCGCCGATCCGGCTCCCCTCGATGTTCCCGGTGTGGCGGAGCTGCGCGCCGAGCGCCTCCGCGATGCGGGTGCCGAGGGCGGGGCCGTGCGCTGA
- a CDS encoding Mur ligase family protein, with the protein MTSPTPDRSMSVRTRLAVCAGRTAAAASRALGRGSGGMIGGAVALRVNPGVLRELAAPMRSVIVSGTNGKSTTTRMVRAALSTCGAVASNTNGDNMTSGVVTALMNDPKAGLAALEVDEMHVPIVAEDVRPAAVVLLNLSRDQLDRVGEIGSVERRLREAVNAHPQAVIVANCDDPLIVSAAADAKKVVWVAAGTGWGGDSAAYPRGGRVVREGRSWRLVPSYPGEPLPELRERPLPDWRLEDIELLPEGAKGPRARLIGPQGLALDLRLQVPGRANLGNAAQAVAAAFALGADPRAAAKAVSAVAEVAGRYSVHDVEGRLARIMLAKNPAGWQEAMSMVDPRIDQVVIGVNGQVPDGQDLSWLWDVDFSGLVKGRDTVPRVIACGERGADLAVRLEYANVHCELVATAMEALERLERGRVEVLLNYTALRDFKTILDAREKNK; encoded by the coding sequence ATGACTTCTCCGACCCCTGATCGCTCGATGAGTGTTCGCACGCGGCTCGCCGTTTGCGCTGGACGGACCGCGGCGGCCGCCTCTCGTGCTCTCGGCCGGGGATCGGGAGGGATGATCGGCGGCGCGGTCGCTCTTCGAGTGAACCCCGGGGTGCTCCGCGAATTGGCCGCGCCGATGCGTTCGGTCATCGTGTCGGGGACGAACGGCAAGTCGACGACGACCCGAATGGTGCGCGCGGCGCTGTCCACCTGCGGCGCCGTCGCTTCGAACACGAACGGCGACAACATGACCTCCGGCGTGGTCACCGCCCTCATGAATGACCCGAAGGCCGGCCTCGCCGCCCTCGAAGTCGATGAGATGCACGTGCCGATCGTGGCGGAGGACGTGCGCCCCGCAGCCGTTGTGCTGCTCAACCTGTCGCGCGACCAGCTCGATCGAGTCGGGGAGATCGGCTCCGTCGAGCGCAGGCTCCGCGAGGCCGTGAATGCCCACCCTCAGGCGGTGATCGTGGCGAATTGCGATGATCCTCTGATCGTCTCGGCCGCCGCTGATGCGAAGAAGGTCGTGTGGGTGGCGGCGGGCACCGGTTGGGGAGGCGATTCCGCCGCTTATCCGCGCGGCGGGAGGGTCGTTAGAGAGGGGCGCTCCTGGCGCCTGGTGCCCTCCTACCCTGGCGAGCCCCTGCCTGAACTGCGTGAACGACCGCTTCCCGACTGGCGTCTCGAAGACATCGAGCTTTTGCCCGAGGGTGCGAAGGGGCCGCGCGCGCGTCTGATCGGCCCGCAGGGCCTCGCCCTCGATCTTCGCCTCCAGGTCCCGGGGCGGGCGAATCTGGGCAATGCGGCGCAGGCCGTCGCCGCGGCCTTCGCCCTGGGCGCGGATCCGCGGGCCGCGGCGAAGGCCGTGTCCGCGGTCGCCGAGGTCGCGGGGCGCTACTCGGTCCACGACGTCGAGGGCAGGCTCGCGCGGATCATGCTCGCGAAGAACCCCGCCGGCTGGCAGGAGGCCATGTCGATGGTGGATCCGCGCATCGATCAGGTCGTCATCGGGGTGAACGGCCAAGTCCCCGACGGCCAGGATCTGTCGTGGCTGTGGGATGTGGACTTCAGCGGTCTCGTCAAGGGGCGGGACACCGTTCCCCGGGTCATCGCCTGCGGTGAGCGCGGAGCGGATCTCGCGGTGCGCCTCGAGTACGCGAATGTCCACTGCGAGCTCGTCGCCACTGCGATGGAGGCGCTCGAGCGTTTGGAACGGGGCCGGGTCGAGGTGCTGCTCAACTACACGGCCCTGCGCGATTTCAAGACGATCCTCGACGCGAGGGAGAAGAACAAGTGA
- a CDS encoding heat shock protein transcriptional repressor HspR — translation MRPTGSHDSPLTFVISVAAELAGMHPQTLRQYDRLGLVSPARAKGRGRRYTKRDIQRLQDVQRMSQEEGINLAGIRRILELERRVEQIEAERDALRDRLETLEARRNRVFAASPSGEVSPIRRGQRPWTQEAPPGGGELAVWSPWRAASDAYRAGRKIRAVIEAGPRGVRVIDASVSLSS, via the coding sequence ATGCGCCCGACGGGATCGCATGATTCGCCGCTGACCTTCGTCATCTCGGTCGCGGCGGAGCTGGCGGGGATGCATCCGCAGACCCTGCGCCAGTACGACCGGCTCGGCCTGGTGTCCCCGGCGCGCGCGAAGGGCCGAGGACGCCGCTACACGAAGCGCGACATCCAGCGCCTCCAGGACGTGCAGCGCATGAGTCAGGAGGAGGGCATCAACCTGGCGGGCATCCGCAGGATCCTCGAGCTGGAGCGGCGCGTCGAACAGATCGAGGCCGAGCGCGATGCGCTCCGCGACCGCCTCGAAACCCTCGAGGCGCGCCGCAATCGGGTCTTCGCCGCATCGCCGAGCGGCGAGGTCTCCCCGATTCGTCGCGGACAGCGCCCGTGGACTCAAGAGGCGCCCCCCGGCGGCGGAGAACTCGCCGTATGGAGCCCGTGGCGAGCCGCATCGGATGCCTACCGGGCGGGGCGCAAGATCCGGGCCGTCATCGAGGCGGGCCCGAGGGGCGTGCGCGTCATCGACGCGAGCGTGTCGCTCTCGTCCTGA
- a CDS encoding DnaJ C-terminal domain-containing protein: MSGQDWLEKDFYATLGVAKDADDAAIKKAYRKLARQWHPDQNPGDAKAEEKFKEIGEAYAVLSDAGQRKQYDALRAMAGGGARFSAGSGAGGPDLSDLFGAFGNSGFRMNFPSGASASAQGAPDLNDILSGMFGGSGASSFGARGYSGPPFGPGTGTPRARKGEDRRASTRISFREALAGTEVFMTINGKRQKVRLPKAVKDGQKIRLRGKGHSGVNGGPAGDLEVTIHVDPHPVFVRDGDDIRVVVPVAFTEAVLGAKVEVPLLDGSTVTVKVPAGTQSGALLRVRKRGVETDKRKGDLIIEVRVQVPTALDREQKRAVEKLVALFADEDPRADLLEAAKE, encoded by the coding sequence ATGAGCGGACAGGACTGGCTCGAAAAGGACTTCTACGCGACGCTCGGCGTCGCCAAGGACGCCGATGACGCGGCGATCAAGAAGGCCTACCGGAAACTCGCCCGGCAGTGGCACCCCGACCAGAACCCCGGGGATGCGAAGGCCGAGGAGAAGTTCAAGGAGATCGGCGAGGCCTACGCGGTCCTCTCCGATGCCGGGCAGCGCAAGCAGTACGACGCCCTGCGCGCCATGGCCGGCGGCGGGGCCCGCTTCTCAGCGGGCAGCGGGGCCGGAGGGCCGGATCTGTCCGACCTCTTCGGCGCCTTCGGGAATTCGGGTTTCCGGATGAACTTCCCCTCGGGGGCCTCCGCCTCCGCCCAGGGGGCCCCCGATCTCAACGACATCCTTTCGGGGATGTTCGGCGGCTCGGGCGCGTCCTCCTTCGGCGCTCGGGGATACTCGGGCCCGCCCTTCGGGCCGGGCACGGGCACGCCCCGCGCGCGCAAGGGCGAGGACCGGCGCGCATCGACGCGGATCTCCTTCCGGGAGGCGCTCGCCGGTACCGAAGTCTTCATGACGATCAACGGGAAGCGCCAGAAGGTCCGCCTACCCAAGGCGGTCAAGGACGGGCAGAAGATCCGTCTGCGCGGCAAGGGGCATTCCGGAGTGAACGGCGGTCCGGCCGGCGACCTCGAGGTGACGATCCACGTGGATCCCCACCCCGTGTTCGTCCGCGACGGCGACGACATCCGCGTCGTCGTCCCCGTGGCCTTCACCGAGGCCGTTCTGGGGGCGAAGGTGGAGGTCCCCCTCCTCGACGGATCGACGGTGACGGTGAAGGTCCCCGCCGGCACGCAGTCCGGCGCACTGCTGCGGGTCCGCAAGCGCGGAGTCGAGACCGACAAGCGCAAGGGCGATCTCATCATCGAAGTCCGCGTGCAGGTGCCGACGGCGCTCGACCGCGAGCAGAAGAGGGCCGTCGAGAAGCTCGTCGCGCTCTTCGCGGATGAGGATCCGCGCGCCGATCTCCTCGAAGCGGCGAAGGAGTAG
- a CDS encoding nucleotide exchange factor GrpE has product MKDPENPGSAPGPEEGRAADAEQSAAPAPADAASVGTGAADSGSAEAEGAAPSNTAEAEGAQSAEGPGGGEDMSLFEAQMEDSELADALGKIADLEDRLARAHADLYNLNQEYLNYVRRSKEAAPAHRESGQSEVIEALIGVLDDIDAARAHGDLAEGPFAAIAAKLESALESRFGLERYGAAGDDFDPAVHEALLANTNPEVERPRVAQILQPGYRRGEKVLRAAKVMVDNPE; this is encoded by the coding sequence GTGAAGGATCCGGAGAACCCGGGCTCCGCGCCAGGACCCGAGGAGGGGCGGGCGGCCGACGCCGAGCAGTCGGCCGCCCCCGCCCCGGCGGATGCCGCCAGCGTCGGCACCGGCGCCGCCGACTCGGGCAGCGCCGAAGCCGAAGGCGCCGCCCCGTCGAACACGGCCGAAGCCGAAGGCGCGCAGAGCGCCGAAGGCCCCGGCGGCGGCGAGGACATGAGCCTCTTCGAAGCCCAGATGGAGGACTCGGAGCTCGCCGACGCCCTCGGCAAGATCGCCGATCTCGAGGACAGGCTTGCCCGCGCGCACGCGGACCTGTACAACCTCAATCAGGAGTACTTGAACTACGTGCGCCGCTCGAAGGAGGCGGCCCCCGCCCACCGCGAGTCCGGCCAGTCCGAGGTCATCGAGGCCCTCATCGGCGTCCTCGACGACATCGACGCGGCGAGGGCGCACGGCGACCTCGCGGAGGGTCCCTTCGCGGCGATCGCGGCGAAGCTCGAATCGGCCCTCGAGTCGCGCTTCGGCCTTGAACGCTACGGTGCCGCCGGCGACGACTTCGACCCAGCGGTCCACGAGGCGCTCCTGGCGAACACGAACCCCGAGGTCGAGCGTCCTCGCGTCGCGCAGATCCTCCAGCCCGGCTACCGCCGGGGCGAGAAGGTCCTGCGCGCCGCGAAAGTGATGGTGGACAACCCTGAATGA
- the dnaK gene encoding molecular chaperone DnaK: protein MARAVGIDLGTTNSAIAVLEGGEPTIIANAEGMRTTPSVVAFSKTGEVLVGEIAKRQAVTNVDRTISSVKRHMGTDWTVSIDDKKYTAQEISARILSKLKADAEAFLGEPVTDAVITVPAYFNDAQRQATKDAGQIAGLNVQRIVNEPTAAALAYGLEKGKEDELILVFDLGGGTFDVSLLEIGKDDDGFSTIQVRATAGDNRLGGDDWDQRIVDWLISQVKTKTGADLSKDPVALQRLKEAAEQAKKELSSATSTNISLQYLSMTADGPIHLDESLTRAKFEEMTADLLERAKKPFHDVIRDASISVSDIDHVVLVGGSTRMPAVTEVVKQLTGGREPNKGVNPDEVVAVGAALQAGVIQGDRKDVLLIDVTPLSLGIETKGGIMTKLIDRNTAIPTKASEVFSTAEDGQPSVLIQVYQGEREFARDNKLLGTFELSGIAPAPRGVPQIEVAFDIDANGIVHVSAKDRGTGKEQSVTITGGSALPKEDIDRMVKEAEEHAAEDKKRREDADTRNQAEQVVYGIEKLLKDEADKVSEGTRSAVQADVDAVKEALKGEDTEAVKSALEKLNASAMKIGEEVYAAQQAEQAQGGAEGESASAPDEDVIDAEIVDEDEQK, encoded by the coding sequence ATGGCACGTGCAGTCGGTATCGACCTCGGCACCACGAACTCGGCGATCGCCGTCCTCGAAGGCGGCGAACCCACCATCATCGCGAACGCCGAGGGCATGCGCACCACCCCCTCGGTCGTCGCCTTCTCCAAGACCGGCGAGGTCCTCGTCGGTGAGATCGCCAAGCGCCAGGCCGTCACCAACGTCGATCGCACGATCTCCTCGGTCAAGCGCCACATGGGCACCGACTGGACCGTCTCCATCGACGACAAGAAGTACACGGCGCAGGAGATCTCCGCCCGCATCCTCTCCAAGCTCAAGGCGGACGCGGAGGCCTTCCTCGGCGAGCCCGTCACCGACGCCGTCATCACCGTCCCCGCCTACTTCAACGACGCCCAGCGCCAGGCGACGAAGGACGCCGGCCAGATCGCCGGCCTCAACGTCCAGCGCATCGTCAACGAGCCCACCGCCGCGGCGCTCGCCTACGGCCTCGAGAAGGGCAAGGAGGACGAGCTCATCCTCGTCTTCGACCTCGGCGGCGGCACCTTCGACGTCTCCCTCCTCGAGATCGGCAAGGACGACGACGGCTTCTCCACCATCCAGGTCCGTGCGACCGCCGGCGACAACCGCCTCGGCGGCGACGACTGGGACCAGCGCATCGTCGACTGGCTGATCTCCCAGGTCAAGACCAAGACCGGAGCCGACCTCTCGAAGGACCCGGTCGCCCTCCAGCGCCTCAAGGAGGCCGCCGAGCAGGCGAAGAAGGAGCTCTCCTCGGCGACCAGCACGAACATCTCCCTCCAGTACCTCTCGATGACGGCCGACGGCCCGATCCACCTCGACGAGTCGCTCACCCGCGCGAAGTTCGAGGAGATGACGGCCGACCTCCTCGAGCGCGCGAAGAAGCCCTTCCATGACGTCATCCGCGACGCCTCGATCTCCGTGTCCGACATCGACCACGTCGTCCTCGTCGGCGGCTCGACCCGCATGCCCGCCGTCACCGAGGTCGTCAAGCAGCTCACGGGCGGCCGCGAGCCGAACAAGGGCGTCAACCCCGATGAGGTCGTCGCCGTCGGCGCCGCCCTCCAGGCCGGCGTCATCCAGGGCGACCGCAAGGACGTCCTCCTCATCGACGTCACCCCGCTCAGCCTCGGCATCGAGACCAAGGGCGGCATCATGACCAAGCTCATCGACCGCAACACCGCGATCCCGACGAAGGCCTCCGAGGTCTTCTCCACCGCCGAGGACGGACAGCCCTCCGTGCTCATCCAGGTCTACCAGGGCGAGCGCGAGTTCGCCCGCGACAACAAGCTCCTCGGCACCTTCGAGCTCTCCGGCATCGCCCCGGCCCCCCGCGGCGTCCCGCAGATCGAGGTCGCCTTCGACATCGACGCGAACGGCATCGTCCACGTCTCGGCGAAGGACCGCGGCACCGGCAAGGAGCAGTCCGTCACCATCACCGGCGGTTCGGCCCTGCCCAAGGAGGACATCGATCGCATGGTGAAGGAGGCCGAGGAGCACGCCGCCGAGGACAAGAAGCGCCGCGAGGACGCCGATACCCGCAACCAGGCCGAACAGGTCGTCTACGGGATCGAGAAGCTCCTCAAGGACGAGGCCGACAAGGTCTCCGAGGGCACCCGCTCCGCGGTTCAGGCCGACGTCGACGCCGTGAAGGAGGCCCTGAAGGGCGAGGACACCGAGGCCGTGAAGTCGGCCCTCGAGAAGCTCAACGCCTCCGCGATGAAGATCGGCGAAGAGGTCTACGCGGCCCAGCAGGCCGAGCAGGCCCAGGGCGGCGCCGAGGGCGAGTCCGCGTCCGCCCCCGATGAGGACGTCATCGACGCCGAGATCGTGGACGAGGACGAGCAGAAGTGA
- a CDS encoding methyltransferase domain-containing protein translates to MHCQHHASGACRSCSLLDTPYPEQIAHKQGKARALLDQTPGMTALDWLNPQASASTGFRTSAKLVVGGTRRRPTLGILGPDRRGVDLPGCPIQHPAINAAAPALKRFIRALDLAPYDVPTKKGELKYILLTVGTDDALMCRFVLRTRDRLTDIRRALPELHRLIPGLAVVSANIHPTHEAIVEGPDEIVLTKRRALDLRVGDTDLVLGPRSFVQTNREVSSALYRQAAEWAAAPLPDGRSPETLWDLYCGVGGFALHAARAGIPRVTGVEVSEQAIASAIRAAHTAGLNRDAARFVCGDASAWAKDQDPDARPDVLVVNPPRRGIGPELAQWVEHSGIPRVVYSSCNAASLASDLRAMPSYRGDRARLFDMFPHTPHTETCILLSRGS, encoded by the coding sequence ATGCACTGCCAGCACCACGCATCGGGCGCATGCCGATCCTGCTCACTCCTCGACACCCCGTACCCCGAGCAGATCGCTCACAAGCAGGGGAAGGCTCGCGCCCTCCTCGACCAGACCCCCGGCATGACCGCGCTCGACTGGCTCAACCCCCAGGCCTCGGCGAGCACCGGATTCAGGACCAGCGCGAAACTCGTCGTCGGCGGCACGCGGCGCAGACCGACACTGGGGATCCTCGGACCCGACCGGCGGGGCGTCGATCTTCCCGGCTGCCCGATCCAACACCCCGCGATCAACGCCGCCGCACCTGCACTCAAGCGCTTCATCCGCGCGCTCGACCTCGCACCCTACGACGTCCCCACGAAGAAGGGCGAGCTCAAGTACATCCTCCTCACCGTCGGAACGGACGACGCCCTCATGTGCCGCTTCGTCCTGAGGACCCGCGACCGCCTCACCGACATCCGCCGCGCGCTCCCCGAACTCCACCGCCTCATTCCCGGGCTCGCCGTCGTCAGCGCCAACATCCATCCCACCCACGAGGCCATCGTGGAGGGTCCGGACGAGATCGTGCTGACCAAGCGCCGCGCCCTCGACCTTCGCGTCGGGGACACCGACCTCGTCCTCGGGCCCCGCTCATTCGTCCAGACGAACCGCGAGGTCTCCTCCGCCCTCTACCGGCAGGCCGCCGAATGGGCGGCCGCCCCCCTTCCCGACGGGCGCTCACCCGAGACCCTGTGGGACCTTTACTGCGGCGTTGGGGGCTTCGCCCTCCACGCCGCCCGCGCCGGCATCCCCCGGGTGACCGGCGTCGAGGTCTCGGAGCAGGCCATCGCCTCGGCGATCCGGGCCGCGCACACCGCCGGCCTCAACAGGGACGCCGCCCGCTTCGTATGCGGGGACGCAAGCGCCTGGGCGAAGGACCAAGACCCGGACGCGCGCCCCGACGTCCTCGTCGTGAACCCGCCGAGACGCGGCATCGGCCCCGAGCTCGCGCAATGGGTCGAGCACTCCGGGATCCCCCGCGTCGTCTACTCCTCGTGCAACGCCGCGAGTCTCGCCTCCGACCTCAGGGCCATGCCCTCCTACCGCGGCGACAGGGCCCGGCTCTTCGACATGTTCCCCCACACTCCCCACACGGAGACCTGCATCCTCCTGTCACGCGGATCCTGA
- a CDS encoding GtrA family protein produces MTTTRPALVALLARFGRQLRYLASSLSSTTLDYLMLLALNRLVGGLLLPVVCARITSCTMNYLLNRRVFDKQGALIATALKYAVWEATIMFTAYAVIRGMVPLGLALWIASILANSSLFALNYLGQRYLVFGDRELVVTDLARLRSALPSFGQARVAQA; encoded by the coding sequence ATGACCACGACACGACCCGCCCTCGTCGCCCTCCTCGCCCGCTTCGGACGGCAGCTGCGCTACCTGGCTTCTTCCTTGAGCTCGACGACGCTCGACTACCTCATGCTCCTCGCGCTGAACAGGCTCGTCGGGGGACTTCTCCTGCCGGTCGTGTGCGCCCGCATCACCTCGTGCACGATGAACTACCTCCTCAATCGCCGGGTCTTCGACAAGCAGGGCGCGCTCATCGCCACCGCCCTCAAGTACGCGGTGTGGGAGGCGACGATCATGTTCACCGCCTACGCCGTCATCCGCGGCATGGTCCCGCTCGGCCTCGCCCTGTGGATCGCGTCGATCCTCGCGAACTCCTCGCTCTTCGCCCTCAACTACCTCGGCCAGCGCTACCTGGTGTTCGGCGATCGCGAACTGGTCGTCACCGACCTCGCGCGGCTCCGCTCCGCATTGCCCTCGTTCGGGCAGGCCCGGGTCGCGCAGGCCTGA
- a CDS encoding glycosyltransferase codes for MIVLIPAFRPDTRLARLVLDLHRADPSIQAVVVDDGSGPDYAVYFNAARAAGADLVPHVVNRGKGAALRTGIARAAELRPGEPVVTADADGQHLVEDILAVGRECEETGQIVLGVRSFDGDVPFRSKFGNDATALAFRLATGVRLPDTQTGLRAFPAGDLHWLLEVPGDRYEYELSVLLKAAESGLPFIQHPIRTIYEEGNATSHFRPLRDSARIYAPLVKFSASSLVGAVVDYVGVIGLHALIGGLLIPVVAARALSAGVNFALNRRVFHARRGTVMRTASSTRSWPWGSWGRPTSRSRPRSPSASHCGWPSRSWMSRCMPRPTGSSAPGCSRSGRALVRRGPRAGPPVSRRRAARLRVG; via the coding sequence ATGATCGTACTCATCCCCGCTTTCCGCCCGGACACCCGGCTCGCCCGCCTCGTCCTCGACCTGCACCGCGCGGACCCGTCGATTCAGGCCGTCGTCGTCGATGACGGCTCGGGCCCGGACTACGCCGTCTACTTCAACGCGGCCCGCGCCGCGGGCGCCGACCTCGTCCCCCACGTCGTGAATCGCGGGAAGGGGGCCGCGCTGCGCACCGGGATCGCCCGGGCCGCCGAGTTGCGCCCCGGCGAGCCCGTGGTCACCGCGGACGCGGATGGGCAGCATCTCGTCGAAGACATCCTCGCAGTCGGGCGCGAGTGCGAGGAGACCGGGCAGATCGTCCTCGGCGTCCGCAGCTTCGACGGCGACGTCCCGTTCCGCTCGAAGTTCGGCAACGACGCGACCGCCCTCGCATTCCGCCTGGCGACGGGCGTCCGCCTCCCCGACACGCAGACCGGCCTGCGGGCCTTCCCCGCGGGCGACCTCCACTGGCTGCTCGAGGTCCCCGGCGACCGCTACGAGTACGAGCTCTCCGTGCTCCTCAAGGCCGCTGAATCCGGTCTGCCCTTCATCCAGCATCCGATTCGGACGATCTACGAGGAGGGCAATGCCACCTCGCACTTCCGGCCCCTTCGGGACTCGGCGCGCATCTACGCCCCCCTCGTGAAGTTCTCCGCCTCCTCCCTGGTCGGTGCCGTGGTGGACTACGTCGGGGTCATCGGCCTCCATGCGCTGATCGGCGGGCTCCTCATTCCCGTCGTCGCGGCGAGAGCGCTCTCCGCCGGCGTGAACTTCGCGCTCAACCGGCGCGTCTTCCATGCGCGCCGGGGAACGGTCATGCGCACGGCCTCAAGTACGCGGTCCTGGCCCTGGGGCTCCTGGGGGCGTCCTACGTCGCGCTCAAGGCCGCGCTCGCCCTCGGCCTCGCACTGTGGCTGGCCAAGCCGATCGTGGATGTCTCGTTGTATGCCGCGTCCTACCGGATCCAGCGCTCCTGGGTGTTCGCGGAGCGGACGAGCGCTTGTTCGGCGGGGGCCGAGGGCGGGGCCGCCGGTCTCGCGCCGGCGGGCGGCGCGGCTGCGGGTGGGGTGA
- a CDS encoding GNAT family N-acetyltransferase, whose amino-acid sequence MSVEIVTESTPELVEAMERLIPQLSRSAKPLSAGDVERFVAQPSVHLFVFRSEAADDPARKPILGMLSLATFEIPTGVRAWVEDVVVDEAARGQGAGLALVEAALAHAKAVGARTVDLTSRPAREAANRLYRRAGFVQRETNVYRVALEG is encoded by the coding sequence ATGAGCGTCGAGATCGTCACCGAGTCCACCCCTGAGCTTGTGGAGGCGATGGAGCGCCTCATCCCGCAGCTCTCCCGCTCCGCCAAGCCCCTGTCCGCGGGGGACGTCGAGCGCTTCGTCGCGCAGCCCTCGGTTCACCTCTTCGTGTTCCGTTCCGAGGCAGCCGATGATCCCGCTCGGAAGCCGATCCTCGGAATGCTGTCGCTCGCCACCTTCGAGATCCCGACGGGCGTGCGCGCGTGGGTCGAGGACGTCGTCGTCGATGAGGCCGCCCGCGGCCAGGGCGCGGGCCTCGCCCTCGTCGAGGCCGCCCTTGCGCATGCGAAGGCCGTCGGTGCACGCACCGTCGATCTGACGAGCCGCCCGGCGCGCGAGGCCGCGAATCGCCTCTATCGCCGCGCCGGCTTCGTCCAGCGCGAGACCAACGTCTACCGGGTCGCATTGGAGGGCTGA
- a CDS encoding FecCD family ABC transporter permease, with amino-acid sequence MRRGSGKGIVQLCAGEEDSYARRSDGTLIKGPRRDLEALGACPNDALPLPSPSSGGGRTSPAARARSAGIDAALVLLLIVSMLLACGIGAVEVHPGITLRIVLEHLTPWQWSVLPAPGPVDEGIIWSTRLPRSLVGAACGAGLAVTGLAAQSTLRNVLADPYILGISAGASTGAAAVMVFGLRMAGSPVRLGVGAGAFIGSLVSLALVMTLARGAGRLTNTRVIFAGMAVNFFFSALTSLIIMLAKDPTTTRSVVFWMLGSLSGSHWPEVAIAASASGAGILGLIATGRRIDALSLGDDVARTLGVDPQRQRFLVFLLISLIIAFLVALTGTIGFIGLVVPHLAKRLHGGIFRRSAPACALTGAIIIVLADLLARIAVAPGEMSIGVITSLLGAPLLMLLIGRDARNDE; translated from the coding sequence ATGAGGCGAGGGAGCGGGAAGGGCATCGTCCAACTGTGCGCGGGCGAAGAGGACTCATACGCGCGCAGGTCCGACGGGACTCTGATAAAAGGCCCCCGTCGCGATCTGGAGGCCCTCGGAGCCTGCCCGAACGACGCCCTTCCCCTCCCCTCCCCCAGCAGCGGAGGCGGCCGGACCTCTCCGGCCGCGCGCGCCCGCTCCGCGGGCATCGACGCCGCCCTCGTCCTCCTCCTCATCGTCTCGATGCTCCTCGCATGCGGCATCGGGGCGGTCGAAGTCCACCCGGGGATCACCCTGCGGATCGTCCTCGAGCACCTCACCCCCTGGCAGTGGAGCGTCCTGCCAGCCCCCGGCCCCGTCGACGAGGGCATCATCTGGAGCACCCGCCTCCCCCGCAGCCTCGTGGGCGCCGCCTGCGGCGCGGGACTGGCCGTCACGGGACTCGCCGCCCAGTCGACTCTGCGCAACGTCCTCGCCGACCCCTACATCCTCGGCATCTCCGCCGGGGCCTCGACCGGGGCGGCGGCCGTCATGGTCTTCGGACTGCGCATGGCGGGCAGCCCCGTCCGCCTCGGCGTCGGCGCCGGGGCCTTCATCGGCTCCCTCGTCTCACTCGCCCTCGTCATGACCCTCGCCAGAGGGGCGGGACGACTGACCAACACGCGGGTGATCTTCGCCGGGATGGCGGTGAACTTCTTCTTCTCCGCCCTCACCAGCCTCATCATCATGCTCGCGAAGGACCCGACGACGACCCGATCGGTGGTCTTCTGGATGCTGGGCTCCCTCTCCGGAAGCCACTGGCCCGAGGTCGCCATCGCGGCGAGCGCCAGCGGGGCCGGGATCCTCGGGCTCATCGCCACCGGACGCCGCATCGACGCCCTGTCCCTCGGGGACGACGTCGCGCGCACCCTCGGCGTCGACCCCCAGCGCCAGCGCTTCCTCGTCTTCCTCCTCATCTCCCTCATCATCGCCTTCCTCGTCGCCCTGACGGGGACGATCGGATTCATCGGACTCGTCGTCCCGCACCTGGCGAAAAGACTGCACGGGGGGATCTTCCGGCGCTCCGCCCCCGCCTGCGCATTGACCGGGGCGATCATCATCGTCCTCGCCGACCTCCTCGCGAGGATCGCCGTCGCCCCCGGCGAGATGTCGATCGGAGTCATCACCTCGCTGCTCGGAGCGCCCCTGCTCATGCTCCTCATCGGACGCGACGCGAGGAACGACGAATGA